Proteins from a genomic interval of Gossypium hirsutum isolate 1008001.06 chromosome A09, Gossypium_hirsutum_v2.1, whole genome shotgun sequence:
- the LOC121206321 gene encoding cationic peroxidase 1: protein MVSPTNFLLHAFLWLALAATAFSLSPNFYHNVCPQALPAIKRVVEAAVHKERRMGASLLRLHFHDCFVNGCDGSLLLDSTSSFETEKNARGNLNSVRGFEVVDQIKAEVDRVCGRPVVSCADILAVAARDSVVALGGPTWKVRLGRRDSTTASRTLADSVLPSASMDLPALINNFKNQGLNKRDLVALSGGHTIGLSQCLIFRNRIYNATNIDPAFAKERRATCPRTGGNTNLAPFDPTPARFDTAYFKNLVKERGLLTSDQALFSGGSTDKLVETYSKNPNVFWVDFGKSMINMGNIKPLTGKQGQIRVNCRKVN, encoded by the exons ATGGTTTCCCCCACCAATTTCCTTCTTCACGCCTTCCTTTGGTTGGCTCTTGCAGCTACCGCTTTTTCCTTATCTCCCAACTTTTATCACAATGTTTGTCCCCAAGCTTTGCCTGCCATCAAGAGAGTAGTGGAGGCCGCTGTCCACAAGGAGCGCCGCATGGGTGCTTCTTTACTTCGTCTTCACTTCCATGATTGCTTCGTTAAT GGTTGTGACGGTTCACTTCTTTTGGATTCTACATCTTCTTTCGAAACCGAGAAAAATGCTCGTGGAAATTTGAATTCTGTTCGAGGGTTTGAAGTTGTTGACCAAATTAAGGCCGAAGTGGATAGAGTTTGCGGACGCCCTGTAGTCTCTTGTGCTGATATCTTAGCTGTGGCTGCTCGAGATTCGGTAGTTGCG CTCGGAGGTCCAACATGGAAGGTTCGTTTGGGTAGAAGAGACTCGACCACAGCTAGCAGGACATTAGCAGACAGCGTGCTTCCTTCAGCATCAATGGATCTCCCTGCGTTGATCAACAACTTCAAGAACCAGGGCTTGAACAAGAGAGATCTTGTAGCTCTCTCCGGTGGCCACACCATCGGATTGTCACAATGCCTTATCTTTAGGAACAGGATTTACAATGCTACCAATATTGATCCTGCTTTTGCCAAAGAGCGTAGAGCAACTTGCCCACGCACCGGAGGGAACACTAACCTCGCTCCTTTTGACCCAACCCCTGCACGCTTTGACACCGCATACTTCAAGAACCTGGTGAAGGAAAGGGGACTACTCACCTCTGATCAAGCACTTTTCAGTGGTGGGTCAACTGATAAACTTGTAGAGACTTACAGCAAGAATCCTAATGTTTTCTGGGTTGATTTTGGCAAGTCTATGATTAATATGGGCAACATCAAGCCTTTGACTGGAAAGCAAGGACAAATTCGTGTCAACTGTAGGAAGGTGAATTAA
- the LOC121206057 gene encoding lignin-forming anionic peroxidase-like, which yields MDLPALINNFKNQGLNKRDLVALSGGHTIGLSQCLIFRNRIYNATDIDPAFAKERRATCPRTGGNTNLAPFDPTPSRFDTAYFKNLVKEKGLLTSDQALFSGGSHLIKHFSVVGRLINL from the coding sequence ATGGATCTCCCTGCGTTGATCAACAACTTCAAGAACCAGGGCTTGAACAAGAGAGATCTTGTAGCTCTCTCCGGTGGACACACCATCGGATTGTCACAATGCCTTATCTTTAGGAACAGGATTTACAATGCTACCGATATTGATCCTGCTTTTGCCAAAGAGCGTAGAGCAACTTGCCCACGCACAGGAGGGAACACTAACCTTGCTCCTTTTGACCCAACCCCTTCACGCTTTGACACCGCATACTTCAAGAACCTGGTGAAGGAAAAGGGCCTACTCACATCTGATCAAGCACTTTTCAGTGGTGGGTCACATCTGATCAAGCACTTTTCAGTGGTGGGTCGACTGATAAACTTGTAG
- the LOC121206320 gene encoding cationic peroxidase 1 encodes MVSPTNFLLHAFLWLALAATAFSLSPNFYHNVCPQALPAIKRVVEAAVHKERRMGASLLRLHFHDCFVNGCDGSLLLDSTSSFETEKNARGNLNSVRGFEVVDQIKAEVDRVCGRPVVSCADILAVAARDSVVALGGPTWKVRLGRRDSTTASRTLADNVLPSASMDLPALINNFKNQGLNKRDLVALSGGHTIGLSQCLIFRNRIYNATVIDPAFAKERRATCPRTGGNTNLAPFDPTPSRFDTAYFKNLVKEKGLLTSDQALFSGGSTDKLVETYSKNPNAFWVDFGKSMIRMGNIKPLTGKQGQIRVNCRKVN; translated from the exons ATGGTTTCCCCCACCAATTTCCTTCTTCACGCCTTCCTTTGGTTGGCTCTTGCAGCCACCGCCTTTTCCTTATCTCCCAACTTTTATCACAATGTTTGTCCCCAAGCTTTGCCTGCCATCAAGAGAGTAGTGGAGGCCGCTGTCCACAAGGAGCGCCGCATGGGTGCTTCTTTACTTCGTCTTCACTTCCATGATTGCTTCGTTAAT GGTTGTGACGGTTCACTTCTTTTGGATTCTACATCTTCTTTCGAAACCGAGAAAAATGCTCGTGGAAATTTGAATTCTGTTCGAGGGTTTGAAGTTGTTGACCAAATTAAGGCTGAAGTGGATAGAGTTTGCGGACGCCCTGTAGTCTCTTGTGCTGATATCTTAGCTGTGGCTGCTCGAGATTCGGTAGTTGCG CTCGGAGGTCCGACATGGAAGGTTCGTTTGGGTAGAAG agaCTCGACCACAGCTAGCAGGACATTAGCAGACAACGTCCTTCCTTCAGCATCAATGGATCTCCCTGCGTTGATCAACAACTTCAAGAACCAGGGCTTGAACAAGAGAGATCTTGTAGCTCTCTCCGGTGGACACACCATCGGATTGTCACAATGCCTTATCTTTAGGAACAGGATTTACAATGCTACCGTTATTGATCCTGCTTTTGCCAAAGAGCGTAGAGCAACTTGCCCACGCACAGGAGGGAACACTAACCTTGCTCCTTTTGACCCAACCCCTTCACGCTTTGACACCGCATACTTCAAGAACCTGGTGAAGGAAAAGGGCCTACTCACATCTGATCAAGCACTTTTCAGTGGTGGGTCGACTGATAAACTTGTAGAGACTTACAGCAAGAATCCTAATGCTTTCTGGGTTGATTTCGGCAAGTCTATGATTAGGATGGGCAACATCAAGCCTTTGACTGGAAAGCAAGGACAAATTCGTGTCAATTGTAGGAAGGTGAATTAA